From one Streptomyces sp. R41 genomic stretch:
- a CDS encoding glycosyltransferase family 4 protein: MPQHVPSSLRAALPRPAQHPPALPPQPRRIVFLARRDLGNPAAGGSELLVDRLADGLTELGHQVTLLCGGPAAYRDYRVVSAGGDLGHYLRARPAFHRQVGDCDLLVEVCNGMPYLAPLWHHGPTLCLVNHVHTDLWKMRFGGPLAPAARLGRRLEHWALAGAQRRNLLVAVSPSTAHALRAIGVERDRIRVVHNGVEEPGPRASRSPEPLFVAMGRLVEYKRIDLLLRLWERVRPVTGGRLVIVGDGPERERLEQLAGPGVEFTGHVSEAEKHRLLCAAWLLLHPSAVEGWGLVVTEAAARETPAIAFDVPGLRDSVVDGETGLLAAGESSFAAAWCTLALSTHRRTLMGKAARDRAARYRWNHTVRQFRAVAAEAVRGWTP; the protein is encoded by the coding sequence ATGCCCCAGCACGTGCCTTCCTCGCTGCGCGCCGCGCTCCCCCGCCCCGCGCAGCACCCCCCGGCGCTCCCCCCACAGCCGCGCCGTATCGTTTTTCTCGCCCGCCGTGATCTCGGCAACCCGGCGGCGGGCGGCTCCGAACTCCTCGTCGACCGTCTGGCCGACGGGCTGACCGAGCTCGGCCACCAGGTCACCCTGCTGTGCGGCGGCCCCGCGGCCTACCGCGACTACCGGGTCGTCTCGGCGGGCGGCGACCTGGGCCACTATCTGCGCGCCCGCCCCGCGTTCCATCGCCAGGTCGGTGACTGCGACCTCCTTGTCGAGGTGTGCAACGGGATGCCGTATCTCGCACCGCTGTGGCACCACGGCCCCACCCTCTGTCTGGTCAACCACGTCCACACGGACCTGTGGAAGATGCGGTTCGGCGGGCCGCTGGCGCCCGCCGCCCGGCTCGGCCGAAGACTCGAGCACTGGGCGCTGGCCGGCGCGCAGCGCCGCAATCTGCTGGTCGCCGTCTCTCCGTCGACGGCACACGCCCTGCGCGCGATCGGGGTCGAGCGGGACCGCATCCGGGTCGTGCACAACGGGGTCGAGGAGCCGGGGCCGCGGGCCTCGCGCTCGCCGGAGCCGCTGTTCGTGGCGATGGGGCGGCTCGTCGAGTACAAGCGGATCGATCTGCTGCTGCGGCTGTGGGAGCGGGTCCGCCCGGTCACCGGCGGCCGGCTGGTGATCGTGGGAGACGGCCCCGAGCGGGAGCGCCTGGAGCAACTCGCGGGCCCGGGGGTCGAGTTCACCGGCCATGTCTCCGAAGCCGAGAAGCACCGTCTGCTGTGCGCCGCCTGGCTGCTGCTGCATCCCTCCGCGGTCGAGGGCTGGGGCCTGGTGGTCACCGAGGCGGCCGCGCGCGAGACCCCGGCGATCGCCTTCGACGTACCCGGACTGCGCGACTCAGTGGTGGACGGCGAGACGGGTCTGCTGGCCGCCGGCGAGTCCTCCTTCGCGGCCGCCTGGTGCACCCTCGCCCTGTCCACCCACCGCCGCACCCTCATGGGCAAGGCCGCCCGCGACCGCGCGGCCCGGTACCGCTGGAACCACACGGTCCGCCAGTTCAGAGCGGTGGCCGCGGAGGCGGTGAGGGGCTGGACGCCATGA
- a CDS encoding class I SAM-dependent methyltransferase: protein MTAPDEGVGTGLKDPSIRRSLALFRAFLHEQDDPESCYSLLARDAADQVEAYGGAVEGRTVVDVGGGSGYFTEEFRRRGASAYLFEPDVGELGPKPPDSAVVADGYLLPLADGVADVCFSSNVLEHVADPQTFLSEMVRVTRPDGLIYVSFTNWLSPWGGHEWAPWHYFGAERARARYRRRTGKAAKHTLGENLFAVHIGTTLRQVRGRDDVTVVAARSRYWPFLASAVTRTPVLREFATWNLLLILRRCPP from the coding sequence ATGACGGCCCCCGACGAGGGTGTGGGTACCGGCCTCAAGGACCCCTCCATACGCCGCTCCCTCGCTCTCTTCCGTGCCTTCCTGCACGAGCAGGACGACCCCGAGTCCTGCTATTCACTACTCGCCCGGGACGCCGCCGACCAGGTCGAGGCGTACGGCGGCGCCGTCGAGGGCCGTACCGTCGTGGACGTCGGCGGCGGCAGCGGCTACTTCACCGAGGAGTTCCGGCGGCGCGGGGCCAGCGCCTATCTCTTCGAGCCGGACGTAGGGGAGTTGGGGCCGAAGCCACCCGACTCGGCGGTCGTCGCGGACGGGTATCTGCTGCCGCTGGCGGACGGGGTCGCCGACGTCTGCTTCTCCTCCAATGTCCTGGAGCACGTGGCCGATCCGCAGACGTTCCTGAGCGAAATGGTGCGCGTGACCCGCCCGGACGGGCTGATCTACGTGTCGTTCACCAACTGGCTGTCCCCGTGGGGCGGTCACGAATGGGCGCCCTGGCACTACTTCGGCGCCGAGCGGGCGCGGGCCCGCTACCGGCGCCGTACCGGCAAGGCAGCCAAGCACACCCTCGGCGAGAACCTCTTCGCCGTACACATCGGCACCACCCTGCGGCAGGTGCGCGGCCGCGACGACGTCACGGTCGTCGCGGCGCGCTCCCGCTACTGGCCGTTCCTCGCCTCCGCTGTCACCAGGACACCGGTACTGCGCGAGTTCGCCACCTGGAACCTCCTCCTCATCCTCCGGCGGTGTCCACCATGA
- a CDS encoding alpha-(1->3)-arabinofuranosyltransferase family protein, producing MTSTVQAPPPAAVRPAATTSGPPEGPRSRRWLLGFWAVVFVLFLAVHPGRTTFDTKLGVALDPWQFLSDLGQLWHDRGGFGGIQDQYVGYVWPMLPFYGLCKLIHLPVWLAERLWLSIVVSVAFWGALRLAERLRIGSGASRLLAAAAYALWPVFTIVVGSTSAAALPGAFLPWVLLPLTNERYTARIAALRSALIVPFMGGVNAAATLASLLPVGLYLLSRPRGPRQRKLIAWWVPGVILATAWWWIALLMLGMYGENFLPYIETSQTTTATMSATESLRGAGNWVAYLHFGEAWLPAGWTVASSVIVIICSTLAAGLGLAGLARRDMPERRWLVLTVLSVALVTLAGYGGSFGAPFHGVVQDWLNGWLVPFRNIYKFQTGLALALVLGLAHLVAVASETRGARPVRGRRFAPLVAAVLILPGLAWPYLNGSILQPGSFQELPKYWQATADWLEKYSPDSRALVVPATAHGIYTWGSPVDEPLDVLADSRWAERDYVPFGTAGNRRAMDAVEQALMTGGDVPGLADYLSRAGLYYVVVRNDLDPDQLGYVPTATVKRTLEQSGYQRVTGLGPIMTGGRIANDTPMQVEGLYPRQRAVEIYEPTDKDVPRPGQAGLKPIADTAVVSGGPESLLPLAADPSMRGRAAVLTGDNHPGLGTSEVQVVGDGLRRADTRFGLVNSNTSYTYTRDQRNDSDSVQDPGKKPHQILPTKGIRHQTVAQLRGARSVTASSTGNWLFYLPQYDPVNAFDGNPDTAWAEGAAGSANGQWLRIRFDGSVDVPSSFKVTPLPQDGVRSAATRVRVETEKGSVTSYLQPNGMTQSIKARPGSTSWLKITIVDSTEQHAGLTGAGFSEIDLPDVQVTRLLRLPTDASGSDASSEIVSLHRTTDPTGLSPTGTEAGLHRSFSTSTAGTYEMKASAVPVPGEDLDKLLYEVAPEQQSRIVATADSTAKLGAGLSARNLTDGDLTTAWIAGGNPTIHLSWPDKQPVSSIVLAPAGGLSTRPTKVNISSPDGAAIVGVDENGWARFDPITTDHLDITITETAPLTVHNPVADDDLQLPVGLTEAYIPGLDQYRTPQPSGTRKFSLPCGRGPVVAVDGKLFETSAKGTVRDLVERRAVDVTLCQEGRTDPALELSDGSHRVEAGDAGPLALTDVTLTRGTVAEAATAGRDLKIRDWLGDRREVTVGSGAASYLTTYENYNDGWKATLNGKELTPVRLDGWQQGWQIPSGAGGTVKLSYEPSTTYEAGLIGGGVAVAALAGLVLWRRRSPNPDEPQPVPPLPGLWPGLVALTLVGIVIAGFFALLVPALAVLARRRHTLLVPIAFLALAGAGIAAATGAGSPVSADEGAFGPAAQLLALIGLFAGLVSVREPDASGSASSRWEAPPGSSKAPTAPLPQRMRGESGGPGALPGGFEEKPGARAESAGEKPGAGAESAGEKPGASEQGAGAGAVVGPIVSARGPGSAQPEPDPPTARIAFRKPRFRATPPEVPGTQEDTGRGEAT from the coding sequence ATGACGAGCACGGTCCAGGCTCCTCCCCCGGCAGCCGTCCGCCCCGCCGCGACCACCTCAGGGCCCCCCGAGGGGCCGCGCTCGCGGCGGTGGCTGCTGGGTTTCTGGGCCGTGGTGTTCGTGCTGTTCCTGGCCGTGCACCCCGGGCGGACGACCTTCGACACCAAGCTCGGTGTCGCGCTCGACCCCTGGCAGTTCCTCTCCGATCTGGGCCAGTTGTGGCACGACCGGGGCGGCTTCGGCGGCATCCAGGACCAGTACGTCGGCTACGTCTGGCCGATGCTGCCGTTCTACGGCCTGTGCAAGCTGATCCACCTGCCGGTGTGGCTCGCGGAGCGGCTGTGGCTGTCGATCGTCGTGTCCGTCGCGTTCTGGGGCGCCCTGCGCCTCGCCGAGCGGCTGCGGATCGGGAGCGGGGCCTCGCGCCTGCTCGCCGCCGCCGCGTACGCGCTGTGGCCGGTCTTCACGATCGTCGTCGGCTCGACCTCGGCCGCGGCGCTGCCGGGCGCCTTCCTCCCCTGGGTCCTGCTGCCGCTCACCAACGAGCGCTACACGGCCCGGATCGCGGCCCTGCGCTCGGCGCTGATCGTCCCCTTCATGGGCGGCGTGAACGCGGCCGCGACCCTGGCATCCCTGCTTCCGGTCGGGCTGTATCTGCTCTCCCGGCCGCGCGGGCCCCGGCAGCGCAAGCTGATCGCCTGGTGGGTGCCGGGCGTGATCCTGGCGACGGCCTGGTGGTGGATCGCGCTGCTGATGCTCGGCATGTACGGCGAGAACTTCCTTCCCTACATCGAGACTTCACAGACCACGACGGCCACGATGTCGGCCACCGAGTCGCTGCGCGGCGCCGGCAACTGGGTCGCGTATCTGCATTTCGGCGAGGCCTGGCTGCCGGCCGGCTGGACCGTCGCGTCCTCGGTGATCGTGATCATCTGCTCGACGCTCGCGGCCGGGCTCGGTCTCGCGGGCCTCGCGAGACGTGACATGCCCGAGCGCCGCTGGCTCGTGCTGACCGTGCTGTCGGTCGCGCTCGTCACCCTTGCCGGGTACGGCGGTTCGTTCGGTGCGCCCTTCCACGGCGTGGTCCAGGACTGGCTGAACGGCTGGCTCGTCCCCTTCCGCAACATCTACAAGTTCCAGACGGGACTGGCACTCGCCCTGGTCCTCGGCCTCGCGCATCTGGTCGCTGTCGCCTCCGAGACGCGCGGCGCCCGTCCCGTACGCGGCCGCCGCTTCGCACCCCTCGTGGCGGCCGTGCTGATACTGCCGGGGCTCGCCTGGCCCTACCTCAACGGGTCGATCCTGCAGCCGGGTTCGTTCCAGGAGCTCCCCAAGTACTGGCAGGCCACGGCCGACTGGCTGGAGAAGTACTCCCCCGACTCCCGCGCCCTCGTCGTCCCCGCCACCGCGCACGGCATCTACACCTGGGGCTCCCCCGTCGACGAGCCCCTCGACGTGCTCGCCGACTCCCGCTGGGCGGAGCGGGATTACGTCCCGTTCGGCACCGCGGGCAACCGGCGTGCCATGGACGCGGTCGAGCAGGCGCTGATGACGGGCGGCGACGTCCCGGGCCTGGCCGACTACTTGAGCCGCGCCGGGCTCTACTACGTCGTCGTACGCAATGACCTGGACCCGGATCAACTCGGTTACGTCCCGACCGCGACCGTGAAGCGGACCCTGGAGCAGTCCGGGTACCAGCGGGTCACCGGCCTCGGGCCGATCATGACCGGCGGCCGGATCGCGAACGACACCCCGATGCAGGTCGAGGGCCTGTATCCGCGCCAGCGCGCCGTCGAGATCTACGAGCCGACCGACAAGGACGTACCGAGGCCCGGACAGGCCGGGCTGAAGCCGATCGCGGACACGGCCGTCGTGTCCGGCGGCCCCGAGTCGCTCCTCCCGCTGGCCGCCGACCCGTCGATGCGCGGCCGCGCCGCCGTGCTGACCGGCGACAACCATCCGGGCCTCGGCACGTCCGAGGTACAGGTGGTGGGCGACGGGCTGCGACGCGCCGACACCCGTTTCGGCCTGGTCAACTCCAACACCTCGTACACCTACACGCGCGACCAGCGCAACGACAGCGACAGCGTCCAGGACCCCGGCAAGAAGCCGCACCAGATCCTGCCGACGAAGGGCATCCGGCACCAGACGGTGGCGCAGCTGCGCGGCGCCCGCTCGGTCACGGCGTCGTCCACCGGCAACTGGCTCTTCTACCTCCCGCAGTACGACCCCGTGAACGCCTTCGACGGCAACCCCGACACCGCGTGGGCCGAGGGTGCGGCCGGCTCGGCGAACGGGCAGTGGCTGCGCATCCGCTTCGACGGGTCGGTCGACGTGCCGTCGTCGTTCAAGGTGACTCCGCTGCCTCAGGACGGGGTCCGGTCGGCGGCGACGCGGGTGCGGGTCGAGACGGAGAAGGGTTCCGTCACCAGTTATCTTCAGCCGAACGGCATGACCCAGTCGATCAAGGCCCGCCCCGGGTCGACGAGTTGGCTGAAGATCACGATCGTCGACTCCACCGAGCAGCACGCCGGTCTCACCGGCGCGGGCTTCTCCGAGATCGACCTCCCGGACGTCCAGGTGACCCGCCTGCTGCGGCTGCCGACGGACGCCTCCGGCTCGGACGCCTCCTCCGAGATCGTCTCCCTGCACCGCACCACCGACCCCACCGGGCTCTCCCCGACGGGCACCGAGGCGGGCCTGCACCGCAGCTTCTCGACCTCGACGGCGGGAACGTACGAGATGAAGGCGAGCGCGGTCCCGGTCCCGGGCGAGGACCTCGACAAGCTGCTGTACGAGGTCGCGCCCGAGCAGCAGAGCCGGATCGTCGCGACGGCGGACTCCACGGCGAAGCTGGGCGCCGGCCTGTCCGCGCGCAACCTCACGGACGGCGACCTCACGACGGCGTGGATCGCGGGCGGCAATCCGACGATCCACCTGAGCTGGCCCGACAAACAACCGGTCTCGTCCATCGTGCTGGCCCCGGCGGGCGGCCTGTCGACCCGCCCGACGAAGGTGAACATCAGCTCCCCGGACGGGGCGGCGATCGTCGGGGTCGACGAGAACGGCTGGGCCCGCTTCGACCCCATCACCACCGACCACCTCGACATCACCATCACCGAGACCGCACCGCTGACCGTCCACAACCCGGTCGCCGACGACGACCTGCAGCTCCCGGTCGGACTGACGGAGGCCTACATCCCGGGCCTCGACCAGTACCGCACCCCGCAGCCGTCCGGCACCCGGAAGTTCTCGCTCCCCTGCGGGAGGGGTCCGGTCGTCGCGGTCGACGGGAAGCTGTTCGAGACGAGCGCGAAGGGGACGGTACGGGATCTGGTGGAGCGCCGCGCGGTCGATGTGACGCTCTGCCAGGAAGGCCGTACGGACCCGGCCCTGGAGCTGAGTGACGGCTCGCACCGGGTCGAGGCGGGCGACGCCGGTCCGCTGGCCCTCACGGACGTGACGCTGACGCGCGGGACGGTCGCGGAGGCGGCCACCGCCGGGCGGGATCTGAAGATACGTGACTGGCTGGGCGACCGCCGCGAGGTGACGGTCGGCTCGGGCGCGGCCTCGTACCTGACGACGTACGAGAACTACAACGACGGCTGGAAGGCCACGCTGAACGGCAAGGAGCTCACGCCGGTACGCCTCGACGGCTGGCAGCAGGGCTGGCAGATCCCGTCCGGCGCGGGCGGCACGGTCAAGCTGTCGTACGAGCCGTCGACGACGTACGAGGCCGGGCTGATCGGCGGCGGGGTCGCCGTGGCCGCTCTGGCGGGCCTCGTCCTGTGGCGCCGCCGCTCGCCCAACCCCGACGAGCCGCAGCCGGTACCGCCGCTGCCCGGGCTGTGGCCGGGCCTGGTCGCGCTCACCCTGGTCGGCATCGTCATCGCGGGCTTCTTCGCCCTGCTGGTCCCGGCGCTGGCCGTGCTCGCCCGACGGCGGCACACCCTGCTCGTACCGATCGCGTTCCTCGCGCTCGCCGGGGCGGGGATCGCCGCCGCGACGGGGGCGGGGTCGCCGGTGTCGGCGGACGAGGGGGCGTTCGGCCCCGCGGCCCAACTGCTGGCGCTGATCGGCTTGTTCGCCGGTCTGGTGAGCGTACGGGAGCCGGACGCCTCCGGGTCGGCGAGCTCGCGGTGGGAGGCGCCACCGGGTTCCTCGAAGGCACCCACGGCACCGCTGCCGCAACGGATGCGGGGGGAGAGTGGGGGGCCGGGAGCCTTGCCCGGGGGCTTCGAGGAGAAGCCCGGCGCGAGGGCGGAGTCGGCCGGAGAGAAGCCCGGCGCGGGGGCCGAGTCGGCCGGAGAGAAGCCCGGCGCGTCCGAACAAGGGGCCGGGGCCGGGGCCGTCGTCGGCCCTATCGTCTCGGCCCGCGGTCCGGGTTCGGCCCAGCCGGAGCCGGACCCCCCGACCGCGCGCATCGCGTTCCGCAAGCCGAGGTTCAGGGCGACACCGCCCGAGGTACCCGGCACCCAGGAGGACACGGGGAGGGGCGAGGCCACATGA
- a CDS encoding SMP-30/gluconolactonase/LRE family protein, translating into MTAVEVAVHAHAALGEGPTWDPHAQRLIWVDILGSRVHTYDPVSGHRTVMATEQHVGAAKPRAGGGLVVNLRDGVGLYGAPGSGEPFRWLHREPVPGRRANDAAVAPDGSLWCGTMRYDEAPRGGTLSRIAPDGTVRTILDDVAVSNGTGWSPDGRLMYYIDSPTRRIDVFDVGEDQLPTNRRPLADVDDGFPDGLTVDADGCVWVALWDGGAVRRYTPDGELDRVVELPVRRPTACAFGGADLTDLYITTARTGLEAPHPMSGSVLVVPGAGKGLPQPAFAG; encoded by the coding sequence ATGACGGCCGTCGAGGTCGCCGTACACGCGCATGCGGCCCTCGGCGAGGGCCCGACCTGGGACCCGCACGCACAGCGGCTCATCTGGGTCGACATCCTCGGCTCCCGGGTCCACACGTACGACCCGGTCTCCGGACACCGCACGGTCATGGCCACCGAACAGCACGTGGGCGCCGCCAAGCCCCGCGCGGGCGGCGGTCTGGTCGTCAACCTCCGTGACGGAGTGGGGCTTTACGGAGCACCGGGTTCGGGTGAGCCCTTCCGGTGGCTGCACCGCGAGCCCGTGCCCGGCCGCCGCGCGAACGACGCGGCGGTCGCCCCCGACGGCTCGCTGTGGTGCGGCACCATGCGCTACGACGAGGCGCCGCGTGGCGGCACGCTGTCGCGGATCGCCCCCGACGGCACGGTCCGGACGATCCTCGACGACGTCGCCGTCAGCAACGGCACGGGCTGGAGCCCGGACGGCCGGCTGATGTACTACATCGACTCCCCGACCCGAAGGATCGACGTCTTCGACGTGGGCGAGGATCAACTGCCGACCAACAGGCGGCCGTTGGCCGACGTCGACGACGGCTTCCCCGACGGCCTCACCGTCGACGCCGACGGCTGCGTATGGGTGGCCCTCTGGGACGGCGGCGCGGTCCGCCGTTACACCCCGGACGGCGAACTGGACCGGGTCGTCGAACTTCCCGTCCGCCGCCCTACCGCCTGCGCGTTCGGCGGCGCCGATCTGACCGACCTTTACATCACCACGGCCCGTACGGGACTTGAGGCGCCGCACCCGATGTCGGGCTCGGTGCTGGTGGTGCCCGGTGCGGGGAAGGGGCTGCCCCAGCCCGCGTTCGCCGGGTAG
- a CDS encoding helix-turn-helix domain-containing protein: MTARPGTVALHSAWHEVPRVQVRQFAAIAMAEAPALAEEILREIRREYPHLPVVLDDSGEPMALVGIRRAIEVFVQHLETAEGRPRVHPEVFQEFGRGEGLHGRSLDSLQAIYRLGVRLAWRRFAEIGQRVDIPPPAMYELVDAGYEYLDGLVDQSVRGYAEAAARQAGERLRLQRRLMELLLSEHHHRGDPAEALVERAARIGWPLPDRIAVGVLLRPAREAVAPAVGQSVLLDMEYEQPRMVVPEPDAAGRPELLHRALTGWAGAIGPPVPLADAAKSLRWAEAAVRLMERGLLPAGEVLHCTEHTEALVLLQPEELIDDLALRCLAPLAHCGPTHGRRLAETLLAWLETRGGAPEVAARLGVHPQTVRYRLRQIRELWGDEVDDPDRRFELELVLRAQRLRGELGDPRARR, encoded by the coding sequence GTGACCGCTCGTCCGGGAACCGTCGCGTTGCACTCGGCCTGGCACGAGGTTCCCCGCGTCCAGGTGCGGCAGTTCGCGGCGATCGCCATGGCCGAGGCACCCGCGCTCGCCGAGGAGATCCTGCGCGAGATCCGCCGCGAGTACCCGCATCTGCCGGTCGTCCTCGACGACTCCGGGGAGCCGATGGCCCTGGTCGGCATCCGCCGTGCGATCGAGGTCTTCGTGCAGCATCTGGAGACGGCGGAGGGTCGCCCGCGGGTCCATCCCGAGGTGTTCCAGGAATTCGGCCGGGGCGAGGGCCTGCACGGCCGCAGCCTCGACTCGCTCCAGGCGATCTACCGGCTCGGGGTACGGCTCGCCTGGCGGCGGTTCGCCGAGATCGGGCAGCGGGTCGACATCCCGCCACCGGCGATGTACGAGCTTGTCGACGCCGGATACGAGTATCTGGACGGCCTGGTGGATCAGTCCGTACGGGGTTACGCCGAAGCGGCGGCCCGGCAGGCGGGGGAGCGGCTGCGCCTCCAGCGGCGCCTGATGGAGTTACTGCTCTCCGAGCACCATCACCGGGGCGACCCCGCCGAGGCGCTCGTCGAACGCGCCGCCCGGATCGGCTGGCCGCTGCCCGACCGGATCGCCGTCGGCGTGCTGCTGCGGCCGGCCCGGGAGGCCGTCGCTCCCGCCGTCGGGCAGAGCGTGCTGCTCGACATGGAGTACGAGCAGCCCCGCATGGTCGTGCCCGAGCCGGACGCGGCCGGGCGCCCTGAGCTGCTGCACCGGGCGCTGACCGGGTGGGCCGGGGCGATCGGGCCGCCGGTGCCGCTCGCCGACGCGGCGAAGTCGCTGCGCTGGGCCGAGGCGGCGGTACGGCTCATGGAGCGGGGGTTGCTCCCCGCAGGGGAGGTTCTCCACTGCACGGAACACACGGAGGCCTTGGTTCTCCTCCAGCCCGAGGAGCTGATCGACGACCTGGCGCTGCGCTGTCTTGCGCCCCTTGCCCACTGCGGGCCCACGCACGGGCGGCGGCTGGCCGAGACCCTGCTGGCCTGGCTGGAAACGCGGGGTGGTGCGCCCGAGGTCGCCGCGCGACTCGGGGTTCATCCGCAGACCGTGCGCTACCGCCTCCGGCAGATACGGGAACTCTGGGGCGACGAGGTCGATGATCCCGACCGGCGCTTCGAGCTGGAGCTGGTGCTGCGGGCGCAACGGCTCCGGGGCGAGCTGGGGGACCCACGAGCCCGGCGCTGA
- a CDS encoding DUF3068 domain-containing protein, whose amino-acid sequence MRRRVSPVSLILLGLGTFLLVLAPMLAWYVEPRAAVNPIDIDTTAVYTGTGSVFDVDKVETVPDQKITVTQRVRGDVADSERSGKAVWDVTTTVDTDKSLPAADPHDALEFVPGRWVTDRRTNTPAHCCQEKPYFEGEAYLKFPFDVQKRAYRWWDNSLGATVTLNYRGTKKIRGYEGYRFTGSVPATRTGTRLVPGAIVGEPKRSQVLAEEWYANHLIELVVDQRTGRVIYAQVGPRRTLRAPGGKKDATVLLDSQKLAFTAATQQDQVDQAKTESGQLRMVGQTLPIGAGVLGFVLAAVGVVLVVRGRPDPDTSESSQPPLTM is encoded by the coding sequence ATGCGTCGCAGAGTCTCACCCGTCTCCCTGATCCTTCTCGGCCTCGGCACCTTCCTGCTCGTGCTGGCCCCGATGCTCGCGTGGTACGTGGAACCGCGGGCCGCCGTGAACCCGATCGACATCGACACGACCGCCGTCTACACCGGCACGGGCAGCGTCTTCGACGTCGACAAGGTCGAGACCGTGCCCGACCAGAAGATCACCGTCACCCAGCGGGTACGCGGCGACGTCGCCGACAGTGAGCGCAGCGGAAAGGCCGTCTGGGACGTGACCACCACGGTCGACACGGACAAGTCGCTGCCGGCCGCCGACCCGCACGACGCCCTGGAGTTCGTGCCGGGCCGCTGGGTCACCGACCGCAGGACCAACACACCGGCGCACTGCTGCCAGGAGAAGCCGTACTTCGAGGGCGAGGCCTACCTCAAGTTCCCCTTCGACGTGCAAAAACGCGCGTACCGCTGGTGGGACAACTCGCTCGGCGCGACGGTCACCCTGAACTACCGGGGCACCAAGAAGATCCGCGGGTACGAGGGCTACCGGTTCACCGGATCCGTCCCCGCGACCAGGACCGGGACCCGTCTGGTGCCGGGCGCGATCGTCGGGGAGCCGAAGCGCAGCCAGGTGCTCGCCGAGGAGTGGTACGCCAACCACCTGATCGAGCTCGTCGTCGACCAGCGCACGGGCCGGGTGATCTACGCGCAGGTCGGCCCGCGCAGGACGCTGCGCGCCCCGGGCGGCAAGAAGGACGCGACGGTGCTCCTGGACAGTCAAAAGCTGGCCTTCACAGCCGCGACGCAACAGGACCAGGTGGACCAGGCGAAGACCGAGAGCGGGCAACTGCGCATGGTGGGGCAGACGTTGCCGATTGGTGCCGGTGTGCTCGGTTTCGTGCTGGCCGCGGTGGGGGTCGTTTTGGTGGTACGCGGGCGACCGGATCCCGATACGTCCGAGTCGTCCCAGCCTCCGCTCACGATGTGA
- a CDS encoding IclR family transcriptional regulator, which translates to MGRLVPAVTRALDILELFLDGDGTLSAPDIVRKLQLPRTTVHELVTTLAARSYIVQVPGQPGRYRLGVRPYQLGSRYAEQLDLAAEGQQVARSVAETCDETVHVAILEGTDVIYIAKVDSTHAVRMVSAAGRRLPAHCTSVGKMLLASLPEPELTSRIPDNAELVAMTPNSITEPAALREALAEIRRRGIAVESRESNPDVSCVAAPVRDRTGQVVAALSISVPMIRWSDERRAELEQLAAKGAAELSERLGHRNVG; encoded by the coding sequence GTGGGACGCCTCGTACCTGCCGTGACCCGAGCTCTGGACATACTCGAGCTCTTCCTGGACGGGGACGGCACTCTCTCCGCCCCCGACATCGTGCGCAAGCTGCAGCTGCCCCGCACGACGGTGCACGAGCTGGTCACCACGCTCGCCGCCCGGTCGTACATCGTCCAGGTGCCCGGCCAGCCGGGACGCTACCGGCTCGGCGTGCGGCCGTACCAGCTCGGCAGCCGGTACGCCGAGCAGCTGGACCTCGCCGCCGAGGGCCAGCAGGTCGCCCGCTCCGTGGCCGAGACCTGCGACGAGACCGTACACGTGGCCATCCTCGAAGGCACCGACGTCATCTACATCGCGAAGGTCGACTCCACGCACGCCGTGCGCATGGTGTCGGCGGCGGGCCGTCGCCTGCCGGCGCACTGCACCTCCGTCGGCAAGATGCTGCTCGCCTCGCTCCCCGAGCCGGAGCTGACGTCGCGCATCCCCGACAACGCCGAGCTGGTCGCGATGACGCCCAACAGCATCACCGAGCCGGCCGCCCTGCGCGAGGCCCTGGCGGAGATCCGCCGCCGCGGCATCGCCGTGGAGAGCCGTGAGTCCAACCCGGACGTCAGCTGCGTCGCCGCCCCGGTGCGCGACCGTACGGGACAGGTCGTCGCCGCGCTCTCCATCTCCGTACCGATGATCCGCTGGAGCGACGAGCGCCGCGCCGAACTGGAGCAGCTCGCCGCGAAGGGCGCCGCCGAGCTGTCCGAGCGGCTCGGCCACCGGAACGTCGGATGA